The Limanda limanda chromosome 13, fLimLim1.1, whole genome shotgun sequence genome has a window encoding:
- the LOC133018561 gene encoding endophilin-A2-like, whose amino-acid sequence MSVAGFKKQFYKASQLMSEKVGGAEGTKLDEDFRDLERRADITSKAVVEVITKTSEYLQPNPATRAKLSMLTTVSKMRGQLNSPGYPQPEGLLGECMTKYGRDMGEDTNFGGALVDIGESMKRMAEVKDSLDIDVKQNFLDPLQAVAEKDIKDIQHHLKKLEGRRLDYDYKKKRQGKIQDEEIRQSLEKFHESKELAEGSMHNLLETDVEQVSQLSSFVESLLQYHKQAAQVLEELSDKLRERVNDAQNRPRREYVPKPRPEFDYGDLEPSNGGYTPAAINPPAYSPAEPCCKALYDFEPENEGELGFREGDIITLVNQIDENWFEGTLHGKSGYFPNNYVEVVVPITP is encoded by the exons ATGTCCGTCGCAGGATTTAAGAAGCAGTTCTACAAAGCGAGCCAG TTGATGAGCGAAAAGGTTGGAGGTGCAGAGGGAACCAAACTGGATGAAGACTTCAGGGACCTCGAGAGG AGAGCAGATATTACCAGCAAAGCAGTGGTGGAAGTCATCACTAAAACATCGGAGTATCTGCAGCCCAACCCAGCAACCAGAGCTAAGCTTTCCATGCTCACCACAGTGTCCAAAATGCGCGGACAGCTGAATAGTCCTGGCTACCCGCAGCCTGAGGGCCTCCTGGGGGAGTGCATGACAAAGTATGGACGGGATATGGGAGAAGACACCAACTTTG GTGGGGCGCTTGTAGACATCGGGGAGTCCATGAAGAGGATGGCTGAGGTCAAGGACTCTCTGGATATCGATGTGAAGCAGAACTTTCTAGACCCACTGCAGGCGGTTGCTGAGAAGGATATCAAAGACATACAG CACCACCTGAAGAAGCTGGAGGGTCGTCGCCTGGACTACGATTATAAAAAGAAACGTCAAGGTAAAATCCAGGATGAGGAGATCAGGCAGTCACTGGAGAAGTTCCATGAGTCCAAAGAGTTGGCCGAGGGCTCCATGCATAACCTGCTGGAAACAGAT gtggagCAGGTGAGTCAGCTTTCCTCCTTTGTGGAGTCTCTGCTGCAGTACCACAAACAGGCCGCGCAGGTCCTGGAGGAGCTTTCCGACAAACTGAGAGAAAG GGTGAATGACGCTCAGAACCGTCCAAGACGTGAATACGTACCCAAACCCAGACCAGAATTTGACTATGGAGACTTGGAGCCATCCAACGGAGGATACACACCTGCTGCAATAAACCCTCCGGCCTACTCTCCAG CCGAGCCATGCTGTAAAGCCCTGTATGACTTCGAGCCAGAGAACGAAGGTGAGCTGGGCTTCCGTGAGGGTGACATCATCACCTTGGTCAATCAAATCGATGAGAACTGGTTCGAGGGCACCTTGCATGGAAAGTCAGGATACTTCCCCAACAACTACGTCGAAGTGGTGGTGCCGATAACACCCTAA
- the LOC133018560 gene encoding nuclear receptor ROR-beta-like, whose translation MRAQIEVIPCKICGDKSSGIHYGVITCEGCKGFFRRSQQNNAMYSCSRQRNCLIDRTNRNRCQHCRLQKCLALGMSRDAVKFGRMSKKQRDSLYAEVQKHQKSQESASSGGKGSTALSSPRDEGVCGGSGEDGEEDLSRSYSSGGSSSTISDLDDIAALPDLFDLPLTPEEASEYCSLELLGGGTSTGNTSNSSSSSASSSSSLSNQNSPQPTVLDGTDATGIQLLHTHSHTHVLLGHTLLDHLPDDCSITELERITQSIVKSHLETCQYSAEDMKRFTWAQYTPDETRAFQSKSAEWMWQQCAHHITNAIQYVVEFAKRITGFMDLCQNDQIILLKAGCLEVLLIRMCRAFNVNNNTIFFNGKFAPAQFFKALGCDDLVSAVIDLGKGLCRLQLSDEEMALLSAAVLLSPDRPWLTEGQKVQKLQDKVYLALQHSLQKSSASEEKLDKMMSKLPTMKSICNLHTDKLEFFRLVHPEIAFSFPPLYREVFGSEMSLPDSTDS comes from the exons ctcagaTAGAGGTCATCCCCTGTAAGATCTGTGGGGACAAGTCCTCAGGAATCCACTACGGAGTCATCACCTGCGAAGGCTGCAAG gGTTTCTTTCGGCGCAGCCAGCAGAACAATGCCATGTACTCATGTTCCCGCCAGAGGAACTGCCTGATTGACCGAACTAACCGGAACCGCTGCCAGCACTGCCGCCTACAGAAGTGTCTGGCTTTGGGCATGAGCAGAGATG CCGTGAAGTTTGGTCGCATGTCAAAGAAGCAGCGCGACAGCCTCTACGCCGAAGTGCAGAAGCACCAGAAGTCCCAGGAGTCTGCGAGCTCTGGAGGCAAAGGCTCCACCGCTCTGTCTTCACCCAGGGACGAGGGAGTGTGCGGAGGCAGTGGGGAGGACGGGGAGGAGGACCTGAGCCGGTCCTACAGCAGCGGCGGCTCCAGCTCCACCATCAGCGACCTGGACGACATCGCAGCGCTGCCTGACCTCTTCGATCTGCCGCTGACCCCCGAGGAGGCCAGTGAGTACTGCAGCCTGGAGCTGCTCGGCGGGGGCACCAGCACCGGCAACACCTCCaactcatcatcctcctccgcttcctcctcctcatccttgtcCAATCAGAATTCCCCTCAGCCGACGGTACTGGACGGGACAGACGCCACTGGGATACAgctactgcacacacactctcacacgcaTGTGCTGCTGGGACACACACTGCTGGACCATCTGCCTGATGACTGCTCAATAACAGAACTTG AGCGCATCACTCAGAGTATTGTGAAGTCTCACTTAGAGACGTGTCAGTACAGCGCTGAAGACATGAAGAGATTCACCTGGGCACAATACACTCCTGACGAAACACGTGCTTTTCAGAGCAAG TCAGCTGAGTGGATGTGGCAGCAGTGTGCCCACCACATCACCAACGCCATCCAGTACGTGGTGGAGTTTGCCAAACGCATCACTGGCTTTATGGACCTATGCCAGAACGATCAGATAATACTCCTCAAAGCTG GCTGCCTGGAGGTGCTGCTGATACGTATGTGCCGAGCTTTCAACGTCAACAACAATACCATCTTCTTCAACGGAAAGTTCGCTCCGGCCCAGTTCTTCAAAGCTCTTG GTTGTGATGACCTGGTCAGTGCAGTGATCGACCTTGGAAAAGGACTCTGCCGTCTGCAGCTGTCTGATGAAGAGATGGCTCTGCTCAGCGCTGCCGTCCTTCTTTCCCCAG ATCGACCCTGGTTGACAGAAGGCCAAAAGGTTCAGAAACTCCAGGACAAGGTCTACCTGGCTCTGCAGCACAGTCTACAGAAGAGCAGTGCTTCTGAGGAGAAACTGGACAAG ATGATGTCCAAGCTGCCCACAATGAAGTCTATCTGTAACCTCCACACCGACAAACTGGAGTTTTTCCGTTTGGTTCACCCAGAGATCGCCTTCAGCTTCCCGCCACTGTACCGGGAAGTTTTCGGCAGCGAGATGTCTCTGCCGGATTCCACAGACAGCtag